The Bombus fervidus isolate BK054 chromosome 6, iyBomFerv1, whole genome shotgun sequence genome contains a region encoding:
- the LOC139988006 gene encoding uncharacterized protein, which produces MGNGMNKVLPGLYIGNYHDSKDADQLERFKITHILAIHDTARRLHSDKHYLCILAADSPDQNLSQYFSLCNDFIHAARLRGGNVLIHCLAGMSRSVTVAVAYIMTITNLSWKEALKVVRVGRSIANPNVGFQQQLKDFESSRLHEERRRLKQRFPSLALAESDAEVCRTTLGNYETMALAREVCEGKCAMGRPCPTGLCRQSSKRSPRRKSSTGSTSSLNTGRTPPQTPRMLPSAPPSPAMHRSASVLSTARPRSGPAGLHYYTGGSAPPSRAVSRVDLSAAVACSSSSTSLTSVGRSGMSSSNWRLAARSAPTTPRPTPPVSPQRWPRRASTRQTPPLPISPETPSTTT; this is translated from the exons ATGGGGAATGGCATGAATAAG GTTCTTCCCGGTCTTTACATCGGGAATTATCATGATAGTAAAGACGCAGACCAATTGGAACGGTTTAAAATTACACATATTCTGGCGATTCACGACACGGCTCGTCGATTGCATTCT GACAAACATTATCTATGCATATTGGCGGCGGATAGTCCAGATCAGAATCTATCTCAGTATTTCTCTTTGTGTAACGATTTTATTCACGCTGCTCGCTTACGCGGTGGAAACGTCCTAATACATTG CTTAGCCGGTATGTCGAGAAGCGTTACAGTAGCAGTGGCCTATATTATGACTATCACCAATCTTTCATGGAAAGAGGCACTTAAAGTTGTCAGAGTAGGTCGTTCCATTGCCAATCCAAACGTCGGTTTTCAGCAACAGTTGAAAGATTTCGAATCCAGTCGATTGCACGAG GAACGACGTAGGTTGAAACAACGATTCCCAAGCCTGGCGCTCGCGGAATCCGATGCAGAAGTGTGTCGCACTACTTTAGGAAATTACGAAACCATGGCACTGGCACGAGAAGTGTGCGAAGGAAAATGTGCCATGGGCCGTCCTTGTCCGACTGGACTATGCAGGCAATCTTCCAAAAG AAGTCCAAGAAGAAAGTCATCCACAGGCAGTACTAGCAGCTTAAATACAGGCAGAACTCCGCCGCAAACACCAAGAATGCTACCATCCGCACCACCTTCACCGGCTATGCATCGATCAGCCAGCGTGCTCTCAACAGCGAGACCACGAAGTGGTCCTGCTGGTTTGCATTATTATACCGGGGGATCTGCACCTCCTTCcag AGCGGTGTCGAGGGTTGACCTATCAGCTGCAGTGGCTTGCAGCAGTAGTAGCACGAGCCTAACATCGGTAGGCAGATCAGGGATGTCCAGTAGTAATTGGCGATTAGCGGCTAGGTCCGCACCAACCACACCGAGGCCGACACCACCGGTTTCTCCGCAACGTTGGCCCAGACGAGCATCTACTCGACAAACACCCCCTTTACCAATATCGCCGGAAACTCCTTCGACAACGACGTAG